One Saprospiraceae bacterium DNA window includes the following coding sequences:
- a CDS encoding cadherin-like domain-containing protein: MNVPLLQPRFRVLLFPLLIAFGTPRFVSAQSGAFKNLTTSVNKEVSDTISGTSLFVYKASPTAKHGKMQIHLLQSGGAGTPHIYRIGYQPGPGFIGVDTFVVQLSYLNSWPFLVYQAYRVVVYPSDLFPQPDYAVTAIGTPVTINVLANDVGNGPLTVTAIPLINNGTVSVGNNNDLVFTPTAGFTGVAHLNYVVCDSLNHCKTTHASIGVHGNAPPNSDTLQVATTKNTRLTIPLLHDGYALFQAPANGTVSVDGGLSFRYIPNANFVGADQFVLANNNFGTVVYKTVKVNVLNTPHQNKMAMDDRVFTPKGRPITFNVRQNDIGNLLVKSWVVPQGFPGTLSNTLGNGNVTFTPNPDFVGTATFQYRIGNQQIANLETATVSVVVGNMNPAYSEFELTTPTETPFVFNYRIPFNDFELSVLNAPEHGVCDFYPGYSTQTLNGQTVSGHNLLIYTPDAGFVGTDEFEVNYCVSANGECQSFIVRMNVADILSADAPYCINECVWLGDVNNDGIVNNKDVLPLGHYMGWDGAQRPNAAFEWYGQFAPNWNNPFSGNAVDMKHADTDGNGVVNHLDTAALNLFYGSLNNLLPHIPPTSKSLPFSLKLLTPNPQIGDLVQVEVSLGSDSSPVTDLYGFTFDISLSPNIVDSAFKMTYFENSWLNLNTPSLWLDNNPRQGRLETAFTRTGGTPTSGKGIIGQFDFIIIDIIDGARPGKQNEQPSFTITIDNPMLFSGSGGMLSGENQVVEIPIWTTMKGRAQDEKASDGGEGFLVHPSPANDRLRIRLDGNDFIEALAIFDVAGRQVHSAQKVQQSYTEINISHLSPGFYVVSAQTSVGVLTKKFQIVR, translated from the coding sequence ATGAATGTACCTCTACTTCAACCTCGTTTTCGGGTGTTGTTGTTCCCCCTGCTCATCGCTTTCGGAACCCCCCGTTTCGTCTCAGCACAATCAGGAGCCTTCAAAAACTTGACCACTTCGGTCAATAAAGAGGTCTCCGACACCATTTCAGGCACCAGCCTATTTGTTTACAAAGCCAGCCCTACCGCAAAACACGGCAAAATGCAAATCCACCTCCTTCAAAGTGGAGGTGCGGGCACCCCTCACATCTATCGAATTGGCTATCAGCCCGGCCCCGGTTTTATTGGTGTGGATACTTTTGTTGTTCAACTTTCCTATCTCAATTCGTGGCCTTTTTTGGTGTATCAAGCCTATCGGGTTGTGGTCTATCCTTCGGATTTGTTCCCGCAACCCGACTATGCCGTGACCGCTATCGGCACGCCTGTCACCATCAATGTGTTGGCTAATGATGTGGGCAATGGCCCATTGACCGTGACGGCTATACCTTTGATTAACAATGGCACGGTCAGCGTCGGCAACAACAATGATCTGGTGTTCACCCCTACCGCCGGCTTCACGGGGGTGGCGCATCTCAATTATGTGGTTTGCGACTCCTTGAATCATTGCAAAACCACTCATGCCAGCATCGGGGTGCATGGCAATGCCCCCCCGAACAGCGACACGTTACAAGTGGCTACGACAAAGAATACCCGGCTGACCATTCCGCTGCTCCATGATGGCTACGCGCTGTTCCAGGCACCGGCCAACGGCACGGTGAGCGTGGACGGCGGCTTGTCGTTTCGCTACATCCCGAACGCCAATTTCGTTGGCGCCGACCAGTTTGTGCTAGCCAACAACAACTTCGGCACCGTAGTCTATAAAACGGTGAAGGTGAACGTGTTGAACACGCCTCACCAAAACAAAATGGCTATGGACGACAGGGTATTTACTCCAAAGGGGCGACCTATTACTTTTAATGTCCGCCAAAACGACATCGGCAATTTGCTGGTGAAAAGCTGGGTGGTGCCACAGGGGTTTCCCGGCACCCTTTCCAATACGCTGGGCAACGGCAACGTGACTTTCACGCCCAACCCGGATTTCGTCGGTACGGCCACTTTCCAATATCGCATCGGCAATCAGCAAATTGCCAACTTGGAGACGGCCACCGTGAGCGTCGTGGTGGGCAATATGAATCCGGCATATTCCGAGTTTGAATTGACCACCCCGACGGAAACCCCTTTTGTGTTCAACTATCGCATCCCTTTCAACGATTTTGAGCTTTCTGTTTTGAACGCGCCCGAACACGGTGTTTGTGATTTTTATCCCGGCTATTCCACGCAGACCCTCAACGGGCAAACGGTGTCGGGCCACAACCTGCTGATTTACACGCCCGATGCAGGTTTTGTCGGGACAGATGAATTTGAGGTCAATTATTGCGTAAGCGCCAACGGCGAATGTCAGTCCTTCATCGTGAGGATGAATGTGGCAGACATCCTGAGCGCGGATGCCCCCTATTGCATCAATGAGTGCGTCTGGCTCGGTGATGTGAACAACGACGGAATCGTCAACAACAAAGATGTCTTGCCCTTGGGCCACTATATGGGCTGGGACGGAGCTCAACGCCCAAACGCCGCCTTTGAATGGTACGGCCAATTTGCCCCCAATTGGAACAACCCTTTTAGTGGAAATGCGGTGGACATGAAACACGCCGATACGGATGGGAATGGGGTGGTCAATCACCTTGATACTGCCGCGCTCAACCTGTTCTATGGCAGCCTCAACAATTTGCTCCCGCATATACCGCCTACTTCCAAGAGCCTGCCGTTTTCACTCAAACTTTTGACTCCAAACCCACAAATTGGCGATTTGGTGCAGGTGGAAGTGTCGCTTGGCAGCGACTCGTCACCTGTGACCGACCTGTATGGGTTCACGTTCGACATTTCGCTCAGCCCGAATATCGTGGATTCGGCTTTCAAAATGACTTACTTTGAAAATTCGTGGCTCAACCTGAACACGCCTTCGCTTTGGTTGGATAACAACCCACGTCAAGGACGACTTGAAACCGCTTTCACGCGCACGGGCGGCACCCCCACAAGCGGCAAGGGCATCATCGGCCAATTTGACTTCATCATCATTGACATTATTGATGGTGCCAGACCGGGCAAGCAAAACGAGCAACCATCTTTTACCATCACTATTGACAACCCCATGCTCTTTTCTGGCAGTGGAGGAATGTTGTCAGGCGAAAATCAGGTCGTGGAAATACCGATATGGACGACAATGAAGGGAAGAGCACAGGATGAAAAAGCATCCGACGGAGGCGAAGGCTTCCTTGTGCATCCTTCTCCCGCCAACGACAGGCTCCGCATCCGACTGGACGGCAATGATTTCATAGAGGCGCTTGCCATTTTTGATGTGGCGGGCCGACAGGTACATAGCGCTCAAAAAGTGCAGCAATCCTACACCGAAATCAATATCAGCCACTTGTCGCCGGGTTTCTATGTAGTCTCCGCTCAAACAAGTGTCGGTGTGTTGACGAAGAAGTTTCAAATCGTGCGCTGA
- the nspC gene encoding carboxynorspermidine decarboxylase, translating into MDINKIPSPCFVLEERLLRNNLETIARVQREAGVQIILAFKGFAMWSAFPIVREYVQGATASSLHEARLCFEEMKTKAHTYAVAYLPREFGKIMGYSSHITFNSQAQYRRFRKKLERHPEHISPGIRVNPGWSPVGTALYNPASPGSRLGEPVENFKGKLPDGLEGLHFHTLCESTSYDLEKTLEHFERQFGKFLPALQWVNFGGGHLMTRKGYDVEHLIRVLTSFRKRWPHLQVILEPGSAFAWDTGVLVSTVLDIVQNKGVKTAILDMSFTAHAPDTLEMPYRPAVRGATADPAPGDKHLYRLGGVSCLSGDFMEAYSFEKPLKVGQKIVFEDMIHYTMVKTTTFNGVTHPSIAIWRKEGGLDVVRKFNYNDYKRRLS; encoded by the coding sequence ATGGACATCAACAAAATTCCTTCCCCCTGCTTTGTGCTCGAAGAGCGCCTTTTGCGCAACAATCTGGAAACCATCGCTCGCGTGCAACGCGAGGCGGGTGTGCAAATAATCTTGGCGTTCAAGGGCTTTGCCATGTGGAGCGCCTTCCCCATTGTGCGCGAATATGTGCAAGGCGCCACAGCCTCCTCCCTGCACGAGGCACGGCTGTGTTTTGAGGAAATGAAAACCAAGGCACATACCTACGCTGTCGCCTATTTGCCCCGCGAATTCGGCAAAATCATGGGATATTCCAGCCACATCACCTTCAACTCGCAGGCGCAGTATCGGCGTTTCCGAAAAAAGCTGGAGCGACACCCCGAACACATCAGCCCCGGCATTCGGGTCAATCCCGGATGGTCGCCCGTCGGGACGGCGCTCTACAACCCCGCGTCGCCGGGGTCGCGCCTCGGAGAGCCTGTCGAGAATTTTAAGGGAAAATTGCCAGATGGCCTAGAGGGGCTGCATTTCCACACCCTTTGCGAAAGCACGAGTTACGATTTGGAAAAAACGCTGGAGCATTTTGAACGTCAGTTTGGGAAATTCTTGCCCGCCCTCCAATGGGTCAATTTTGGCGGCGGCCACCTGATGACGCGGAAAGGCTATGACGTGGAACACTTGATACGGGTGCTCACGTCGTTCAGAAAACGTTGGCCGCATTTGCAAGTCATTCTGGAACCCGGCAGCGCCTTTGCGTGGGACACTGGGGTGCTCGTCAGCACCGTGCTCGATATTGTGCAAAACAAAGGCGTGAAAACGGCCATTCTCGATATGTCATTCACCGCTCACGCGCCCGACACGCTCGAAATGCCATACCGACCCGCTGTTCGCGGCGCCACTGCCGACCCCGCGCCCGGCGACAAACATCTTTACCGACTTGGGGGGGTGAGTTGTCTCAGCGGCGATTTCATGGAGGCATACTCATTTGAAAAGCCTCTGAAAGTCGGTCAGAAAATCGTGTTCGAGGACATGATTCACTACACGATGGTAAAAACCACCACTTTCAACGGGGTGACGCACCCCAGCATCGCTATTTGGCGAAAAGAAGGGGGATTGGATGTGGTGCGGAAATTCAACTACAATGATTACAAGCGCCGCTTGTCGTAG